The following are from one region of the Noviherbaspirillum sedimenti genome:
- a CDS encoding CaiB/BaiF CoA-transferase family protein: MSEPESVKDLVVVDLGVGMPSAIVAKFLREMGATVWRVAPPAGDPFESIYPAYTSWHSGSRMATPDHLDELLARADVCLIGGEDHPGLEWSFEGAALIAANPRLVVLQIAGYARGFEQRAAVDLLVQARVGLAFEIFSDRPVNFACPLPTYGAAIQGLLGVGAALVERERSGRGQLVETSLQQGAGMFLSCLWMSIEDTQSVNMRNPPKDVWAPIVRCADGQYVFFVPRYNGMDKVFAAFGIDKSIGDTAKKGYFGDIDLFQRYATKFTHEELLRACWAADVAAEKVLGPGECWDDEQVRVNGTIVTEVDGRRRVGTPLTMRAVQPNSGAPRTSLPSAPEDAAPLAGVRILDFGAMVAGAYGSKLLADLGADVIKVEPLAGDIMRTASYPNFVVSNQGKRSLHLDAKAPESMDVVRRLCATANAASHNFRVGSAGRIKLDPASLRGYRPDIVAVQCFSYGASGPRAMNAGLDPLMQAYCGQAVRAGGRDNAPLWYRNLYIDYATGAIGAIAMLFGIREQLCHGNAVEAETSLLEAGLFLMSELIQCADGSFSGGPPLDYDRTGFHCTECLYQTKDGWVAIAARSDDMAARLVNVLHLQGFPENSRSWGDSERQKIAERIRSRTTHELLQQLEAADVWCEKCNENGWQSLLDDPTARAANLIVETRDPNVGALITVGPLVSFSRSRLDANRPMSVPTGGVDTREILGELGYSSTEIDNLAARKVVA, translated from the coding sequence ATGAGTGAGCCAGAAAGCGTCAAGGACTTGGTCGTTGTGGATTTGGGTGTCGGGATGCCGTCGGCGATCGTCGCCAAGTTCCTGCGTGAGATGGGGGCGACGGTCTGGCGCGTCGCGCCTCCGGCCGGCGATCCCTTCGAATCGATATACCCGGCGTACACGTCTTGGCATTCCGGCTCCAGGATGGCAACGCCGGATCACCTCGATGAACTGCTTGCGCGCGCAGACGTCTGTCTGATTGGGGGCGAGGATCATCCCGGGCTTGAGTGGTCCTTCGAAGGCGCAGCGCTCATTGCCGCCAACCCGCGGCTAGTCGTGCTTCAGATCGCAGGGTACGCGCGCGGATTCGAACAGCGTGCAGCGGTGGACCTTCTCGTCCAGGCGAGAGTCGGGCTTGCTTTCGAAATTTTCAGCGATCGCCCGGTTAACTTTGCCTGTCCGCTGCCAACCTACGGTGCGGCAATCCAAGGCTTGCTTGGGGTCGGTGCCGCGCTGGTCGAGCGTGAGCGTAGCGGGCGCGGTCAATTGGTCGAGACCTCATTGCAGCAAGGGGCCGGGATGTTCCTCAGCTGCCTCTGGATGTCGATCGAAGATACGCAGTCGGTGAACATGCGCAATCCGCCCAAGGACGTGTGGGCGCCAATCGTGCGATGTGCCGACGGGCAGTACGTGTTCTTCGTTCCAAGGTATAACGGAATGGATAAGGTCTTTGCGGCATTCGGCATCGATAAGTCTATCGGTGACACGGCGAAGAAAGGCTACTTCGGTGACATTGATCTATTCCAGCGTTATGCGACGAAGTTCACTCACGAGGAACTCCTGCGCGCGTGCTGGGCAGCCGACGTGGCTGCAGAAAAGGTGTTAGGGCCGGGTGAATGCTGGGATGACGAGCAGGTTCGCGTGAATGGGACCATTGTCACGGAGGTGGATGGTCGTCGGCGCGTCGGCACGCCGCTCACGATGCGAGCGGTGCAACCGAACTCTGGCGCCCCCCGTACCTCACTGCCGTCCGCGCCGGAAGACGCGGCACCCCTGGCGGGCGTTCGCATCCTTGATTTCGGCGCCATGGTGGCTGGAGCTTACGGTTCGAAGCTGCTGGCGGATTTGGGCGCAGATGTGATCAAGGTTGAGCCTCTCGCCGGCGACATCATGCGTACTGCCAGCTATCCGAATTTTGTTGTGTCGAACCAGGGTAAGCGCAGCCTGCACCTTGACGCAAAGGCACCGGAATCCATGGATGTCGTCCGGCGGCTATGCGCAACCGCGAATGCTGCAAGCCACAACTTCCGAGTGGGTTCAGCGGGTCGGATCAAACTCGACCCTGCGTCTTTGCGCGGCTATCGACCAGATATCGTAGCGGTGCAGTGCTTTTCGTACGGCGCCAGCGGGCCACGCGCAATGAATGCCGGCCTCGATCCCCTCATGCAGGCATATTGCGGCCAAGCGGTCAGGGCAGGGGGCAGAGATAATGCCCCGCTGTGGTACAGAAACTTGTACATCGACTATGCTACCGGTGCGATCGGCGCCATTGCGATGCTCTTCGGCATTCGGGAGCAGCTTTGCCACGGCAATGCGGTGGAGGCGGAAACAAGCCTTCTCGAAGCCGGCCTGTTTCTTATGTCGGAACTCATCCAGTGCGCGGACGGCAGCTTTTCCGGCGGGCCGCCGCTGGACTACGACCGTACCGGATTTCACTGCACCGAGTGTCTGTACCAGACTAAGGATGGCTGGGTCGCCATCGCTGCGCGGTCCGACGACATGGCAGCGCGCCTGGTAAACGTGCTGCACCTGCAGGGCTTTCCCGAAAACAGCAGATCGTGGGGGGATAGCGAACGGCAAAAAATCGCCGAACGGATTCGGTCGCGAACGACGCACGAACTTTTGCAGCAACTTGAAGCCGCTGACGTTTGGTGCGAAAAGTGTAACGAGAATGGCTGGCAGAGTCTGCTCGATGATCCAACTGCCAGAGCGGCAAATCTCATTGTCGAAACGCGGGATCCGAATGTCGGCGCACTGATTACGGTTGGCCCGCTGGTGAGTTTTTCACGCTCGCGGCTGGATGCCAACAGGCCAATGTCGGTACCGACGGGGGGGGTGGACACGCGGGAGATCCTCGGCGAGCTTGGATATTCCTCCACCGAGATCGACAACCTGGCAGCGCGCAAGGTGGTCGCATAA
- the cofH gene encoding 5-amino-6-(D-ribitylamino)uracil--L-tyrosine 4-hydroxyphenyl transferase CofH, producing MYQKPTLRDNMINECMEQLAARKLPTRESVLRLAGCEDTKALCTAAAQIRDRGYGSHVTYSRKVFIPLTQLCRDVCHYCTFAHSPKRVSSPYMSIEQVLNVARAGARMGCKEALFTLGDKPELRYAAARDALAELGFASTLEYLAHAARAVLEEVGLLPHINAGCMGDDEIAMLRNVSASMGLMLESGSERLCAKGMPHYGSPDKVPRVRLDTIERAGRARIPFTSGLLIGIGETRLERVESLLALRELHERHGHIQEIIIQPFRAKEGTQMAHAPEPTLEELQWSIAVARLAFGPEMSIQSPPNLAADTLGEVIDAGINDWGGVSPLTPDFVNPEAPWPEVERLARETAAAGKKLHERLTVYPRYGSSAADWIAAPLRGALLKLSDAEGYPRVDSWSPGQPMSASTSEHLALTKPTNRTQVSHELRDIVAAAREGSELSHEQIVQLFSARDDNLAFVCESADELRRAVVGDTVTYTVNRNINYTNVCYFRCQFCAFSKGKHSENLRGKPYDLPMEEIARRAREAWERGATEVCMQGGIHPSYTGQTYLNILRAVKECVPHIHVHAFSPLEVWQGAKTLGITLREFLIELKQAGLGTLPGTAAEILDDEVRQHLCPDKIRTDEWLEVMATAHDLGLKTTSTIMFGHIDRPEHWARHLLHIRKLAARSGGFTEFVPLPFVPMEAPMSLKGRARPGPTIREVLLMHAVARLALHPHIPNIQTSWAKLGKQGVLSMLQAGANDLGGTLMNESITRAAGSVHGQELAPNEMEELIRAAGRIPRQRTTLYGDPSDERVRASFAARPLEPLADTPLASHARPAKRVLVRHVVTTAPECPSSARTLPQAADTSPASID from the coding sequence ATGTACCAGAAGCCTACTTTGAGAGATAACATGATTAACGAATGCATGGAACAGCTTGCCGCGAGAAAGCTGCCGACACGAGAAAGCGTACTGCGGCTCGCCGGCTGCGAAGATACGAAGGCCCTTTGCACGGCCGCCGCGCAGATTCGCGACCGGGGCTACGGCAGCCACGTTACCTATTCGCGGAAAGTATTCATTCCGCTCACGCAGCTTTGCCGCGACGTGTGCCATTACTGCACCTTCGCGCACAGCCCGAAGCGCGTGAGCTCACCCTACATGTCGATCGAACAGGTCCTGAACGTCGCGCGGGCCGGAGCACGCATGGGCTGCAAAGAGGCGCTGTTCACCCTCGGAGACAAGCCAGAACTGCGCTACGCAGCGGCACGCGATGCGCTCGCCGAACTCGGCTTCGCCTCCACGCTGGAATACCTCGCGCACGCCGCCCGTGCGGTACTGGAAGAGGTTGGCCTTCTGCCGCACATTAACGCTGGATGCATGGGCGATGACGAAATCGCGATGCTTCGGAACGTATCGGCTTCGATGGGGCTCATGCTGGAATCCGGATCCGAGCGCCTGTGCGCAAAGGGAATGCCGCATTACGGTTCGCCCGACAAGGTGCCGCGCGTGCGCCTCGACACGATTGAACGGGCGGGACGAGCCCGCATCCCGTTCACGTCGGGCCTCCTGATCGGCATCGGCGAGACGCGACTTGAGCGCGTCGAATCCCTGCTCGCGCTGCGGGAGCTGCACGAGCGCCACGGACACATCCAGGAAATCATCATCCAGCCGTTTCGCGCCAAGGAAGGCACGCAAATGGCGCATGCGCCCGAGCCGACACTCGAGGAACTGCAGTGGAGCATCGCGGTGGCACGTCTTGCATTCGGCCCCGAAATGAGTATCCAGTCGCCGCCCAATCTGGCCGCGGATACCTTGGGCGAAGTAATCGACGCCGGCATCAACGACTGGGGAGGCGTATCACCGCTTACGCCCGACTTCGTCAATCCGGAAGCCCCCTGGCCCGAAGTGGAGCGCCTCGCGCGCGAAACTGCCGCGGCGGGCAAGAAGCTGCATGAGAGGCTCACTGTGTACCCCCGCTACGGATCAAGCGCGGCCGATTGGATTGCGGCGCCGTTGCGCGGTGCGCTGCTGAAGCTAAGCGATGCCGAGGGATATCCCAGGGTTGACAGCTGGTCGCCTGGCCAGCCGATGTCGGCGTCCACTTCCGAGCACCTCGCATTGACGAAGCCGACGAACCGTACGCAGGTATCTCACGAGTTGCGCGACATCGTCGCCGCCGCGCGTGAAGGCAGTGAGCTTTCGCATGAGCAAATCGTGCAACTCTTCAGCGCCCGCGACGACAATCTCGCCTTCGTCTGCGAATCAGCGGACGAATTACGCCGCGCCGTTGTCGGGGACACTGTCACCTACACTGTGAACCGCAACATCAACTACACGAACGTCTGCTATTTTCGCTGCCAGTTCTGCGCCTTTTCCAAAGGAAAGCACAGCGAAAATCTCCGCGGCAAACCGTACGACCTGCCCATGGAGGAGATTGCGCGCCGTGCGCGCGAAGCATGGGAGCGCGGCGCTACGGAAGTGTGCATGCAAGGCGGGATCCACCCCTCCTACACGGGCCAGACCTACCTCAATATTCTGCGCGCAGTGAAGGAGTGCGTGCCGCACATCCACGTCCATGCCTTTTCGCCACTCGAAGTGTGGCAGGGCGCAAAGACGCTCGGGATTACTCTGCGCGAATTCCTTATCGAGCTAAAGCAAGCAGGGCTCGGTACGCTGCCGGGGACGGCCGCCGAGATACTCGACGACGAGGTGCGGCAGCACCTATGCCCCGACAAGATCCGGACCGACGAATGGCTCGAGGTGATGGCGACCGCCCATGACCTGGGACTGAAGACCACTTCCACCATCATGTTCGGCCATATCGATCGCCCCGAACACTGGGCGCGCCACCTGCTGCACATCCGAAAGCTCGCGGCGCGCAGCGGCGGCTTCACGGAATTCGTGCCGCTGCCGTTTGTGCCGATGGAAGCGCCCATGTCGCTCAAAGGTCGTGCACGCCCTGGGCCAACCATTCGCGAAGTGCTGCTAATGCATGCCGTCGCAAGGCTGGCGTTGCATCCGCACATTCCAAATATCCAGACGTCATGGGCCAAGCTCGGAAAACAGGGCGTTTTGTCCATGTTGCAGGCCGGTGCCAACGACTTGGGTGGTACGCTTATGAATGAAAGCATCACCCGCGCTGCCGGGTCGGTTCACGGTCAGGAGCTTGCACCCAATGAAATGGAGGAGCTAATCCGCGCCGCCGGCCGCATTCCGCGTCAGCGGACGACGTTGTATGGAGATCCTTCGGACGAACGGGTACGTGCTTCGTTCGCAGCAAGACCTCTGGAACCGCTGGCCGACACGCCACTCGCGTCGCATGCACGCCCAGCCAAACGGGTGCTCGTGCGCCATGTCGTGACCACCGCACCAGAATGCCCCTCTTCTGCGCGCACGCTGCCGCAGGCCGCGGATACGTCACCGGCGAGCATCGATTGA
- the cofC gene encoding 2-phospho-L-lactate guanylyltransferase: protein MLAVLPLKSFALAKSRLSGVLDASLRARLMRAMACDVLEALLGCARIKRIVVLSDDLEAKKLACGYGVEWQSDRSVSCRPGLNGGLRGAAINFVSQGENAMLVVHGDLPLLTSGEIDDVVSAWEALSGPKRVALVPSADRQGTHIVLAGPPDALDFQFGPNSFALHAAQAHRKGLSLAVLNLAGAGADVDTERDLRRLTAARTVGAHTRRVLPDITNTLETSHWIEEHVPEAYFER from the coding sequence ATGCTTGCCGTTCTCCCGCTCAAGTCCTTCGCCTTGGCCAAGTCTCGTCTTTCCGGCGTGCTTGACGCATCCTTGCGCGCGCGCCTCATGCGCGCAATGGCCTGCGACGTCCTGGAAGCCCTGCTGGGGTGCGCGCGGATTAAAAGGATCGTGGTGCTTTCCGACGACCTTGAAGCAAAAAAACTCGCCTGCGGCTACGGCGTCGAGTGGCAAAGCGACCGCTCCGTGTCTTGCCGGCCAGGGCTGAACGGCGGCTTGCGCGGAGCCGCCATAAACTTCGTGTCCCAGGGCGAAAACGCCATGCTCGTCGTGCACGGCGACCTGCCGTTGCTCACGAGCGGCGAAATCGACGACGTGGTGAGCGCATGGGAAGCGCTATCCGGCCCCAAGCGCGTCGCCCTGGTGCCATCGGCCGATCGCCAAGGCACCCACATAGTCCTGGCCGGGCCGCCCGACGCGCTCGATTTCCAGTTTGGCCCGAACAGCTTTGCGCTTCATGCCGCCCAGGCGCACAGGAAGGGCCTCAGCCTGGCGGTCCTGAATCTTGCGGGAGCCGGCGCCGACGTGGACACTGAGCGCGACCTGCGACGACTGACGGCGGCACGAACCGTCGGTGCTCACACGCGCAGGGTTCTCCCGGATATTACTAACACGCTGGAAACCTCGCACTGGATCGAGGAGCATGTACCAGAAGCCTACTTTGAGAGATAA